A region from the Aegilops tauschii subsp. strangulata cultivar AL8/78 chromosome 5, Aet v6.0, whole genome shotgun sequence genome encodes:
- the LOC109773413 gene encoding protein ALTERED PHOSPHATE STARVATION RESPONSE 1 translates to MGNCAASRLAAGGGGGAGAGGDPVAVCRDRKRLIKAAADRRFALAAAHAGYAAALRAVADALDVFVARHTAPAPILITLPTPTASPPGSPKPAQALMPSAPSPTPSPPPPQPQRQTEAPPAGEEQDDCGTRTPEMGTPEMGRPYYYTPPATPPPPPPAASAVGGWDFFNPFYGTEEVAAAAAAISDEEMRAVREREGIPDLEEAEEEDDDEDENEGEKAAAAAAKNPKTEASLGVAKQEDAKEVGEVTTGNNGGGLEVGMVQPGRELLAALKEVEELLSRAAEAGKEVSGMLEAAARAPELKESPSKIIHAIAWHRSPSSVSSSSYRSELGASSNSLSWTEKSETNKSDIFDDYGGMKSGSHSQTLGRLYAWEKKLYEEVKAIDQIRQTYEKKCVQLRNQDAKGSELRCAEKTRTNVRDLYTRIWVSLRAAESISDRIQKLRDEELQPQLVELLHGFARTWKVMVESHEAQRQIMFEVNSFTCPAYGKFCNDAQRHATLRLEVELRNWRSCFVSYVSAQKAYIEALDGWLSKFILTDTIRYSRGISSIAPDRAGTPPLVVICHEWHTTLSRFPYKRVPFTMRNFNRSVRVLWLKQGEEQQQKRKVDGLAKELDKKATAYKRAENKVIETKLLEHRPEQDARQRMEQLSERKEALSALRRRVEVEKARHHHCMRDTHDVTLNGFKIGLASMFEALAEFSRDSVALYEDLLARSGPKEGPEKAASAAAIEQQPCPAAVEAT, encoded by the exons ATGGGGAACTGCGCCGCCTCCCGgctcgccgccggcggcggcggcggcgcgggcgcgggcggggACCCCGTGGCGGTGTGCCGCGACCGGAAGCGCCTCATCAAGGCGGCGGCCGACCGGAGGTTCGCGCTGGCGGCGGCGCACGCCGGCTACGCGGCCGCCCTGCGCGCCGTCGCCGACGCGCTCGACGTCTTCGTCGCGCGCCACACCGCGCCGGCGCCGATACTCATCACGCTCCCCAcccccacggcctcgccccccgGGTCGCCCAAGCCGGCGCAGGCGCTGATGCCCTCGGCCCCCTCGCCCACGCCCtcgcccccgccgccgcagccgcagcGGCAGACGGAGGCGCCGCCGGCCGGGGAGGAGCAGGACGACTGCGGCACGCGCACGCCGGAAATGGGGACGCCGGAGATGGGCCGCCCGTACTACTACACGCCCCCAGcgacgccgcctccgccgccccccGCGGCGTCGGCGGTCGGCGGGTGGGACTTCTTCAACCCGTTCTACGGGacggaggaggtggcggcggccgccgccgccatcagcGACGAGGAGATGCGCGCCGTCAGGGAGCGGGAGGGGATCCCGGACCTGGAGGAGGCGGAAgaggaagacgacgacgaggacgagaACGAAGgggagaaggcggcggcggcggcggctaaaAACCCTAAAACAGAGGCTTCCCTCGGAGTGGCCAAGCAGGAAGATGCGAAAGAGGTGGGCGAGGTGACGACGGGCAACAACGGCGGCGGGCTGGAGGTCGGCATGGTGCAGCCGGGGCGCGAGCTCCTGGCGGCGCTGAAGGAGGTGGAGGAGCTCCTGTCCCGCGCCGCGGAGGCCGGCAAGGAGGTCTCCGGCATGCTCGAGGCCgccgcccgtgcccccgagctcaAAG AGAGCCCGTCGAAGATAATTCATGCCATCGCGTGGCATCGGTCTCCGTCGTCTGTGTCATCTTCATCCTATAGGAGCGAGCTGGGAGCAAGCTCGAACAGCTTGTCGTGGACAGAGAAGAGTGAGACTAATAAGAGCGATATTTTTGATGACTATGGTGGGATGAAGTCAGGAAGTCACTCACAGACGTTAGGGAGATTGTATGCTTGGGAGAAGAAGCTTTATGAAGAAGTTAAG GCCATAGATCAAATTCGACAAACATACGAGAAGAAATGTGTCCAGCTGAGGAACCAAGATGCCAAAGGTTCAGAGCTGCGCTGTGCTGAAAAGACTCGGACAAATGTGAGAGACTTGTACACAAGGATCTGGGTTTCTCTACGAGCAGCAGAATCGATATCCGATAGAATACAAAAATTACGGGACGAGGAACTGCAACCGCAGCTTGTTGAGCTGTTGCACGG CTTTGCGAGAACTTGGAAAGTAATGGTGGAATCTCATGAAGCACAGCGACAGATAATGTTTGAGGTGAATTCCTTCACCTGTCCTGCTTATGGGAAATTCTGCAACGATGCCCAGCGGCACGCCACTCTCAGGCTGGAGGTTGAACTGAGGAATTGGAGGTCCTGCTTTGTGAGCTATGTTAGTGCTCAGAAAGCATACATTGAAGCCCTTGACGGCTGGCTGTCCAAGTTCATCTTGACGGACACCATCCGTTACTCCCGAGGGATCTCTTCGATCGCGCCTGACAGGGCCGGCACGCCGCCCCTGGTCGTGATCTGCCACGAGTGGCACACCACGCTGTCGAGGTTCCCGTACAAGCGGGTGCCATTCACGATGCGCAACTTCAACCGGAGCGTGAGGGTGCTGTGGCTGAAGCAAGGGGAGGAGCAGCAGCAGAAGCGGAAGGTGGACGggctggccaaggagctggacaAGAAGGCGACGGCGTACAAGCGGGCGGAGAACAAGGTGATCGAGACGAAGCTGCTGGAGCACCGGCCGGAGCAGGACGCGAGGCAGCGGATGGAGCAGCTGTCGGAGCGCAAGGAAGCGCTGAGCGCGCTGCGGCGGCGGGTGGAGGTGGAGAAGGCGCGGCACCACCACTGCATGCGCGACACCCACGACGTCACCCTCAACGGCTTCAAGATCGGCCTCGCGAGCATGTTCGAGGCCCTCGCCGAGTTCTCCCGGGACTCCGTCGCGCTCTACGAGGACCTCCTGGCGCGCTCCGGACCCAAGGAGGGCCCCGAGAAGGCCGCCTCCGCGGCCGCCATCGAGCAGCAGCCGTGCCCGGCGGCGGTTGAGGCGACATGA